The following are encoded together in the Euwallacea fornicatus isolate EFF26 chromosome 11, ASM4011564v1, whole genome shotgun sequence genome:
- the LOC136342300 gene encoding ceramide phosphoethanolamine synthase-like, with protein MKSDTLPVLDWGTEHTKSYLHNQGLDFISLRLLCDENKVDGRCLIALNEVDFTLNPINRLTLRDRKLLYLACKALQRENHESLLNLGIVDTPESSICTNHPQSIKLESEYGDMEHLSPALSEDGRGRLPPEKLKALLSFGYVVAVTWITAFVMVIVHDRVPDMKKYPPLPDIFLDNVPHIPWAFDMCEVTGTLMFTIWVVVLLFHKHRFILMRRFFSLTGTIFLLRCVTMLITSLSVPGAHLQCKPRNNILQGTTPFENLTVKLSHAYIIWRGAGMSIQGVRTCGDYMFSGHTVALTTLNFFITEYTPRYIYHLHTLSWMMNMFGIFFILAAHEHYSIDVFVAFYITSRLFLYYHTLANNQALMQRDSTRTRVWFPLFSYFESGVEGIVTNEYDTPSNVAKQVICFVKEGMLEVFRVLSSIFQRHEPSRIRLMHSKNASLVTSKKGR; from the exons ATGAAAAGTGACACCTTGCCTGTGCTCGATTGGGGTACCGAACACACCAAATCCTACCTGCATAACCAAGGACTCGACTTCATCAGCTTAAGACTTCTTTGCGACGAAAATAAAGTAGATGGCAGGTGCCTCATAGCTCTAAACGAGGTTGACTTCACTCTGAACCCCATTAATCGGCTCACTTTGCGAGACCGTAAATTGCTCTACTTAGCTTGCAAAGCTTTGCAAAGGGAAAATCATGAGTCTCTGCTCAATTTGGGGATCGTGGATACTCCTGAATCAAGCATCTGTACGAACCATCCACAGTCTATTAAGCTGGAGAGTGAGTATGGGGATATGGAGCACTTGTCTCCAGCACTTTCTGAGGATGGGAGAGGGAGATTGCCACCTGAGAAACTAAAGGCCCTACTTAGTTTCGGTTATGTGGTGGCTGTGACATGGATAACTGCTTTTGTGATGGTCATTGTCCATGATAGAGTACCTGATATGAAGAAGTACCCCCCTTTACcagatatatttttagataatgTTCCACACATTCCATGGGCCTTTGATATGTGTGAGGTTACTGGAACCTTGATGTTTACCATTTGGGTAGTGGTGCTGCTCTTCCACAAGCATAG atttattttaatgcgCCGATTCTTTTCTTTAACGGGTACAATCTTTCTCTTAAGATGTGTGACCATGTTAATAACTTCCTTGAGTGTACCAGGGGCCCATCTCCAATGCAAGCCTCGGAATAATATATTACAAGGCACTACTCCATTTGAAAACTTGACAGTAAAGCTGTCACATGCTTATATAATTTGGAGGGGTGCTGGCATGTCCATTCAAGGAGTCCGTACTTGTGGTGATTACATGTTCAGTGGACATACTGTGGCTTTGACTActttaaatttcttcatcactgaat ATACTCCTCGGTATATCTATCATTTGCACACCCTGTCCTGGATGATGAACATGTTTGGAATCTTCTTCATATTAGCCGCACACGAGCATTACTCCATAGACGTATTTGTGGCGTTTTACATTACAAGCAGGCTGTTTTTATACTACCATACACTAGCTAATAATCAAGCTCTAATGCAGCGAGATAGTACACGAACTCGAGTCTGGTTCCCACTTTTCTCCTATTTTGAATCGGGGGTGGAAGGCATCGTCACCAACGAATATGACACCCCGTCTAATGTGGCCAAACAAGTCATCTGTTTTGTTAAAGAGGGCATGCTTGAAGTATTTCGGGTGCTAAGTTCGATTTTCCAGAGACACGAACCTTCTAGAATAAGATTGATGCATTCCAAGAATGCGTCATTGGTTACGTCCAAAAAAGGCCGGTGA
- the DNApol-alpha180 gene encoding DNA polymerase alpha catalytic subunit, whose protein sequence is MSDTEENRPKRQRRDTSYKAKAFEKFKQLKSGSRNKYEVEEVDSIYETVDEKEYVKRVLDRQDEWIVDDDGSGYVEDGRDIFDDDLDEQSIKNAQSKGKGIKRKKAVCDNAHRGNLKYMLSNISSKKKENTEIGDDDMLLSEILEEDEPSTSAKKNSVERKPFIPRRQIAQNYFKKLEVSVSKKSEIVALDEDVNDIKEETLKTPSLTKICTEDSEEILKPVNIKQSKAIVKVQSEMDDDFEDMFDIDQIEKIVKQEMKEKDSNKAATCEASSSFVPDFSSDFQETVNCEAVNDDAPVLAGDKQIFRFFWWDAFEDQEKQPGTVFLFGKTYCNTSKSYVSCCVAVKNILRQIFLLPRPVILDNEGMPGKEAVTYKDLYCEFASLVAEPMHLKSYKARLVKKKYAFDPTVPTESDYLEVRYSSTEPRINLDSISNTPKTFSKIFGIYTSNIERFLIDAKLKGPCWLDINNSELNSNPVSWCKIEVNCNSISNLVKVEENLPPPPLVVATVNFRFHFNSQTNQNEILMASCVSQSRYFLDRPQPSTPFDHHFCVIAPAAKHSLPSDIHESLRSFKATRVQKMDSEKALINYCVIQLSKIDPDLIVGHNLRGYQIDVLANRLTTLKVTSFSQLSRLKRSLKKNLTLEMFTGRLLVDIKVSAKELIKARSYDLPNLCQQILKIPENKIIDLDPDEVSRMYATSQDLLKLIGYTMQDTAYMLKMLYDLNVVPLALEITKIAGNVMSRTLMGGRSERNEFLLLHAFNEKGYIVPDKERTKTKSDEEGKSSKRKPAFAGGLVLEPKVGFYTKLLLLMDFNSLYPSIIQEYNICFTTLPYGESENELPDQHLPPGVLPTEIRKLVESRRQVKSLMAAPDLSADQRMQYNIRQMALKLTANSMYGCLGFSHSRFYRKQLAALVTEKGRDLLLQTKTLTEANGFEVVYGDTDSIMVNTGITDYQEALKIGQKIKHEINKSFKCVELDIDGIFKYLLLLKKKKYAAVVLTKSTSGKLRTEVEYKGLDIVRRDWSPLASQAGKLVLEQIFTDEKEGEDRFASILSYLKKLHEDLKANKVPLPLLVITKQLTREPHLYAGKEKLPHVQVALRYNKEHGGCFRSGDTVPYVICDDGTVNSHTQRAYHPDELKSKENLKLDSNYYLAHQVHPVITRICEPIEGIDGVMIAECLGLDPTTYKRSVSQKTVDIAANNRTNPLVRYRSCLKFTFSCLSCGTENLVEGPMRGAVPVLAKCTNTECTAMPLDYLPYIQNQLSIKIRSCITKYYKGKLYCEDPVCTFETYQSPLHFVGKFPVCPACAKGVLFREYTEQQLYSQLEYYIFIFDLERMENKPVLESKLATAYAQLRETVQKYIKQSAYSIVDWSVFVKLFSTDLSSKDKEKVASIEMEAKLSKLSFSSDDDFMARLRGPCIAPGQEALLRNWGSSVARCCPRSAPVRTTSP, encoded by the exons atGTCTGACACCG aagaaaaCCGTCCTAAACGTCAACGTAGAGATACCTCATATAAGGCCAAAGCTTTCGAGAAGTTCAAGCAGTTAAAAAGTGGTTCTCGTAACAAATATGAGGTTGAAGAAGTAGACAGTATTTACGAAACTGTTGACGAAAAAGAATATGTTAAACGCGTTTTGGACCGGCAAGATGAGTGGATTGTAGATGATG ATGGCAGTGGGTATGTAGAGGATGGCAGAGACATATTTGATGATGATCTTGATGagcaatcaattaaaaatgcccAATCTAAGGGCAAAGGTATTAAACGAAAGAAAGCTGTTTGTGACAATGCACATAGGGGCAATCTCAAGTATATGCTTTCAAATATTAGCtcgaagaaaaaagagaacacTGAGATTGGAGATGATGATATGTTATTATCAGAGATCCTAGAGGAGGATGAGCCATCTACTAgtgcaaagaaaaattcagtCGAGCGAAAGCCTTTTATACCTCGTCGGCAAATtgctcaaaattattttaaaaagctaGAAGTTAGTGTATCAAAAAAATCTGAGATTGTGGCATTAGATGAAGATGTTAATGATATTAAAGAGGAGACTTTGAAAACACCTAGTTTAACCAAAATTTGTACTGAGGACTCTGAGGAAATATTGAAACCTGTCAACATTAAACAATCAAAAGCAATAGTTAAAGTTCAAAGTGAAATGGATGATGACTTTGAGGACATGTTTGATATTGATCAAATAGAGAAAATTGTGAAGCaagaaatgaaagaaaaagacTCAAATAAAGCTGCAACTTGTGAAGCTTCTAGTAGTTTTGTTCCAgattttagttctgattttCAGGAGACTGTTAATTGTGAAGCTGTGAATGATGATGCTCCAGTACTAGCTGGGGACAAACAG atatttagatttttctgGTGGGACGCTTTTGAAGATCAAGAAAAACAACCTGGTACAGTGTtcctttttggaaaaacatattgCAATACATCAAAATCATATGTTAGTTGCTGTGTAGCTGTcaaaaacatacttagacAGATTTTCCTATTACCAAGGCCTGTT ATACTAGACAATGAAGGGATGCCAGGAAAAGAAGCGGTCACTTACAAGGATTTGTATTGTGAATTTGCTAGTCTAGTGGCGGAGCCAATGCATTTAAAATCGTACAAAGCCAGATtggttaagaaaaaatatgctTTTGATCCAACTGTGCCTACTGAATCAGACTATCTCGAAGTTAGATATTCA TCAACTGAACCAAGAATAAATCTCGACTCAATTTCTAACACTCCAAAAACATTCTCCAAGATATTTGGCATTTACACTTCCAACATTGAAAGGTTTCTCATTGATGCCAAGCTCAAAGGTCCATGTTGGCTTGATATAAACAACAGTGAATTAAATTCCAACCCTGTTAGTTGGTGCAAAATTGAAGTAAATTGTAATTCCATCTCCAATTTGGTTAAAGTCGAGGAGAATCTCCCTCCTCCTCCATTAGTGGTGGCCACTGTCAACTTTAGGTTTCATTTCAACAGCCAAACCAATCAGAATGAGATTTTGATGGCAAGTTGTGTCTCACAGTCGCGGTACTTTCTGGATAGACCTCAGCCTAGTACCCCATTTGATCACCATTTTTGCG TAATTGCACCTGCAGCCAAGCACTCCCTCCCTTCGGACATACATGAATCCCTCAGAAGCTTTAAAGCCACTCgagtgcaaaaaatggattcGGAAAAAGCCTTAATCAATTATTGTGTGATCCAATTGAGCAAGATTGACCCGGATTTAATCGTCGGACACAACCTACGAGGCTACCAAATCGATGTCTTGGCCAATCGGCTCACTACGCTTAAGGTGACCTCGTTCAGTCAACTTAGTCGACTAAAGCGCAgcttgaagaaaaatttaacgttGGAAATGTTTACCGGGCGCTTATTGGTCGATATTAAAGTATCTGCAAAAGAACTAATTAAGGCCCGTTCCTACGATCTGCCCAATCTGTGCCAACAGATTTTAAAGATCCCTGAGAACAAGATAATTGATTTGGACCCCGATGAAGTGTCGCGAATGTACGCAACGTCGCAGGATTTGCTCAAGCTAATAGGATACACCATGCAGGATACTGCATATATGTTAAAAATGCTATATGATTTGAATGTGGTGCCCTTGGCTctggaaataacaaaaattgccGGTAACGTTATGTCTAGAACTTTAATGGGGGGTCGATCTGAGCGAAATGAATTTCTGCTCCTGCATGCATTCAATGAGAAGGGCTATATAGTGCCTGACAAGGAAAGAACGAAAACGAAATCTGATGAAGAAGGAAAAAGTTCAAAGAGAAAGCCTGCATTTGCTGGAGGTTTGGTCTTGGAACCCAAAGTGGGCTTCTACACCAAACTCCTGCTCCTCATGGACTTCAACTCCCTCTACCCTTCAATCATCCAAGAGTACAACATCTGCTTTACCACCCTCCCTTATGGAGAATCAGAGAACGAACTTCCAGACCAACACTTACCTCCAGGAGTTTTACCTACGGAAATTCGTAAATTAGTCGAAAGCCGACGGCAAGTTAAAAGCCTCATGGCCGCACCAGACTTATCTGCAGACCAGCGAATGCAGTACAATATAAGACAAATGGCCCTAAAACTGACCGCCAACAGTATGTATGGATGTCTCGGTTTCTCACATTCTCGCTTCTACCGTAAGCAGTTAGCTGCACTTGTAACGGAGAAGGGGCGAGATCTACTTTTACAGACGAAAACTTTGACCGAAGCTAATGGATTTGAAGTGGTTTATGGGGACACAGATAGTATCATGGTTAACACTGGCATAACAGATTATCAGGAGGCTTTGAAGATTGGCCAGAAAATCAAGCACGAGATCAACAAGAGTTTCAAATGTGTAGAACTGGACATTGACGGAATTTTCAAGTATCTCCTCCttttgaaaaagaagaagTATGCCGCAGTGGTTTTGACTAAATCGACCAGTGGGAAGTTGAGAACTGAGGTGGAGTATAAAGGGTTGGATATAGTGAGAAGGGATTGGAGCCCCTTGGCCAGTCAAGCAGGGAAACTCGTGTTAGAGCAAATCTTCACTGACGAGAAAGAAGGAGAGGATCGATTTGCTAGTATTTTGAGTTACCTGAAGAAGTTGCATGAGGACTTGAAGGCGAATAAGGTCCCTTTGCCCCTATTGGTGATTACCAAACAACTAACAAGGGAGCCGCATTTGTATGCTGGAAAGGAGAAGCTTCCGCATGTGCAGGTGGCATTAAG GTACAACAAAGAGCACGGAGGATGCTTCCGCTCAGGAGACACTGTCCCTTACGTGATTTGCGATGACGGCACTGTAAATTCTCACACTCAAAGGGCTTACCATCCGGATGAACTCAAATCCAAAGAGAACCTCAAATTAGACTCCAATTACTATTTAGCCCATCAAGTCCATCCGGTGATTACACGAATTTGTGAACCCATAGAAGGCATTGACGGGGTTATGATAGCCGAGTGTTTGGGCCTCGATCCAACCACCTACAAAAGATCTGTTTCTCAAAAGACTGTTGATATCGCAGCGAACAATCGCACCAATCCCTTGGTCAGGTACAGAAGTTGCCTGAAATTTACATTCTCTTGTTTAAGTTGCGGAACGGAGAATCTAGTTGAGGGCCCAATGCGAGGGGCCGTGCCTGTCTTAGCAAAATGCACAAATACAGAATGCACAGCAATGCCTCTGGATTACCTACCGTACATCCAGAATCAGCTGAGTATAAAGATCAGATCATGCATTACTAAGTACTACAAGGGAAAATTGTACTGTGAAGACCCAGTGTGTACCTTTGAAACCTATCAGAGTCCCTTGCACTTTGTGGGAAAATTCCCTGTATGTCCTGCGTGCGCCAAAGGGGTGTTGTTTCGGGAGTACACGGAGCAGCAATTGTACTCTCAATTAGAATATTACATCTTTATCTTCGACCTAGAGCGAATGGAGAATA AACCGGTGCTTGAAAGCAAATTGGCAACAGCATACGCTCAGTTACGCGAAACCGTACAGAAATACATAAAGCAGTCTGCTTACTCAATAGTGGATTGGAGTGTTTTCGTAAAATTGTTTAGTACGGACCTATCAAGTAAAGATAAAGAGAAGGTTGCCTCAATTGAAATGGAAGCGAAATTGTCAAAGTTAAGTTTTTCATCAGATGATGATTTTAT